A segment of the Pirellulales bacterium genome:
CGATGCTCGGCGAAGAGCCCGCGAAGCATTGCAAAATCGCAGACGTCGGCGCGCGCAAAATGATGGCGAGGATTGTCGAGCGCATCGCCGAGCGACTCGAGATTTCCCGCGTACGTCAGCTTGTCGATGTTGACGACGTGCGCGTCTGTTTCGGCAATCAATTGTCGCACGAGAGCGGAGCCGATGAATCCTGCTCCGCCGGTCACGAAAATCGCTGGCATTGCCGGATTATATGGACTGGAGACGCGTGGCGCTCAGCGAAGCGCTATCCCAGCTCTCACGCGCGTATTCCCGACCACACTGTTGGGCGTCTCGTTGAACTTGAACACCTCATCGAGCCCCAGCGTGATCGCGTAGCGATCCCAGAACAACAGGCGCTCGGCGCTCAACGCATGCATCACTTCCGTTAGCGAACCAATGGCCTGGGGACCATTCGGCCCAGTGGCGACGCGCTCGCCGAGTGCGGTACGCGACCACTCGAACGTCCATTTGCCGTCCGGGCGGTACCAGTCAACGCTGATGTTCGCTGCGCCACCGCCGTGCGCGCCGAAAGCACCGAGCACTTGGCCTTGTTCGGTGAAGCCCTGTGCGACGGGAGTGTGCTCATAGAATGGGGCCTGACCTCGCACGATGTTCAGGCTGGTCATGCGGGTGTTAAGGACCTCACCACGCAGCGCGATCAGCTGTGCATTCTTCCGCTTCCAGACACGCTGCAGGCCGATCATGTACGAAGCGTCGTGGTCCGGTTCGCCGATGAGATCTGGTAGGTCCGCGT
Coding sequences within it:
- a CDS encoding NAD-dependent epimerase/dehydratase family protein, with the protein product MPAIFVTGGAGFIGSALVRQLIAETDAHVVNIDKLTYAGNLESLGDALDNPRHHFARADVCDFAMLRGLFAEHR